The sequence below is a genomic window from Nitrospirota bacterium.
CCTCGTCTTTGGTGATGAGCCCCCGCTCATGCTCCATCTCCTCCTCGTCCACGCCCAGGAGAGGCCTTTCCCCCGGGGGCGCAAGCACCAGAAGGAGGCTCGGCTCCCGGACGGTCATCCTCCGGACCCCCGCGGGTGTGCTCCGTCTTACGCGCTCGTCGGGGTAGCCCAGGCGCTCGCAGACAAAGACCACCGCCCCCCGGGGCAGGCGGGCGGCGACGTCCCGGGACGTGTTCTCCCCGCCGGTGAGAATGGCGAGCTTTCCATGCCGCTCGCAAAGAAGGGGCAGGTCATCAAGCGACCAATCCCTCCGCCGCGGGCCGTGGAAGCTCACGAAGAGGGCGTCTTCCCAGGGGAGCCGCGCCCGGGCGAAGGCCCTCTGGACCGAGGACACCCCGGGGACGATGTGCACCTTCTCCGGAGGGAACTCCTCCAGGAGCCTCCGGGCTATCCCGAAGAAAAGCGGGTCCCCCGAGGCCAGGACCACCGCCTTCCCCCGGCTTTGCCTGAGGGCGGCC
It includes:
- the cbiE gene encoding precorrin-6y C5,15-methyltransferase (decarboxylating) subunit CbiE; protein product: MDELFVVGIDRGGCLSEEARRCLERAGVIFASPRLRDVFSQMAGSSGLLGKCRVLEKVDDTVAALRQSRGKAVVLASGDPLFFGIARRLLEEFPPEKVHIVPGVSSVQRAFARARLPWEDALFVSFHGPRRRDWSLDDLPLLCERHGKLAILTGGENTSRDVAARLPRGAVVFVCERLGYPDERVRRSTPAGVRRMTVREPSLLLVLAPPGERPLLGVDEEEMEHERGLITKDE